In Gossypium hirsutum isolate 1008001.06 chromosome D06, Gossypium_hirsutum_v2.1, whole genome shotgun sequence, one genomic interval encodes:
- the LOC107938543 gene encoding subtilisin-like protease SBT5.6 isoform X1, whose translation MKNTISCFLLLLIVVPILASSVEKKVVYIVYLGQHNNGEKALHEIEKTHISYLLSVKESEEDAKSSLLYSYKHSINGFAAKLTPDEASKLSGMDGLLSVFPSHGKHSVQTTRSWEFVGLDEGDSYSWEKLKIGGEDLLSKAKHGKNVIIGVMDSGVWPESPSFSDQGMDPTPKSWKGICQGGVAFNSSNCNKKIIGARYYVKGFQNAYGPVNATEDYLSPRDIDGHGTHTASTAAGRQVSDVAAFGGFAKGTASGGAPLARLAIYKACWAIPNQPKADGNTCFDEDMLAALDDAIADGVHILSVSIGTAKPLPFEHDVIGLAALEAAKRNILVVCSAGNSGPAPGTLSNPAPWIITVGASSLDRAFFAPVKLGNGLKLIGQSVTPYKMKKMSPLVYAGDVVVPGVPQNVTGQCLPGSLDPTKVKGKIVVCTRGAGLRVGKGLEVKRAGGVGFVLANAKANGNEIACDAHLLPATALTYDSGIKILEYINSTKNPMAVVSPGRTVLKYKPAPFMAGFTSRGPNVVDPNILKPDITAPGLNILAAWSEASSPSKLPEDKRSVKYNIYSGTSMSCPHVSGAAALLKAIHPDWSIAAIKSALMTTAAIANSLGRAITDAGGNNATPFQFGAGHFRPIKAADPGLIYDASYDDYLLYLCTAGPKSLIELSSPFKCPPNPPSTLNLNYPSFAIPNLNTTVTITRTVTNIGRPKSTYFFSAKPPPGVHVKVSPSILQFKRIGEKLSFNITVSPIYDPTVKKSEYGFGWYSWDDRYYHVRSPMAVYLP comes from the exons ATGAAGAACACTATCTCTTGTTTCCTTCTACTCTTGATTGTCGTTCCTATCTTGGCCTCATCTGTTGAGAAAAAAGTA GTGTATATAGTTTACTTGGGGCAGCACAACAATGGGGAGAAAGCTTTGCATGAGATTGAGAAAACCCATATCTCATACTTACTTTCAGTCAAAGAATCTGAAGAAGATGCTAAATCTTCCCTTCTTTACAGCTACAAACACAGCATCAATGGCTTTGCTGCAAAGCTTACACCAGATGAAGCCTCCAAGCTCTCTG GAATGGATGGGCTTTTGTCAGTGTTTCCTTCACATGGAAAGCACTCAGTGCAGACAACAAGGTCATGGGAATTTGTTGGCTTAGATGAAGGAGATAGCTATTCATGGGAAAAGCTTAAGATTGGAGGAGAAGACTTGTTGTCAAAAGCTAAACATGGCAAAAATGTCATTATTGGAGTGATGGATAGCG gtgtatGGCCGGAATCACCGAGCTTCAGTGACCAAGGAATGGATCCCACCCCAAAATCATGGAAAGGAATCTGCCAAGGAGGAGTCGCTTTTAACTCATCCAATTGCAACAA AAAGATAATCGGAGCCCGATACTACGTAAAGGGTTTCCAGAATGCATACGGGCCCGTTAACGCGACGGAAGACTACCTCTCCCCACGAGATATAGATGGCCACGGAACGCACACTGCGTCCACAGCGGCAGGCCGACAAGTTTCTGATGTTGCCGCCTTCGGTGGGTTCGCAAAAGGCACGGCTTCCGGTGGGGCTCCTTTGGCTCGCCTTGCCATATACAAGGCCTGCTGGGCGATCCCTAACCAACCCAAAGCGGATGGCAACACTTGTTTCGATGAAGATATGCTTGCAGCTTTGGATGACGCCATAGCTGATGGTGTTCACATACTTAGCGTTTCCATTGGAACCGCCAAACCTTTACCTTTTGAACATGATGTAATTGGTCTTGCTGCGTTAGAGGCTGCAAAGCGCAACATCCTCGTTGTATGCAGTGCGGGGAACAGTGGTCCTGCCCCTGGAACATTGTCGAACCCGGCGCCGTGGATAATTACGGTCGGTGCTAGTAGCCTTGACCGCGCATTTTTTGCACCCGTTAAGCTAGGCAATGGCTTGAAACTTATA ggACAAAGTGTTACACCATACAAGATGAAGAAGATGTCCCCATTAGTTTACGCAGGAGATGTAGTTGTCCCTGGTGTGCCTCAAAACGTTACagg GCAATGCCTTCCTGGTTCACTCGACCCCACTAAGGTGAAAGGGAAGATCGTGGTGTGCACGAGAGGGGCTGGTCTAAGAGTAGGTAAAGGCTTGGAAGTAAAAAGAGCTGGTGGTGTGGGTTTCGTCTTAGCCAACGCCAAGGCTAATGGAAATGAAATAGCATGTGACGCTCATTTGCTTCCTGCAACTGCGTTGACCTATGATAGTGGGATTAAGATTCTTGAATACATCAACTCTACAAAGAACCCGATGGCAGTGGTCAGTCCAGGCAGGACAGTATTGAAGTACAAGCCCGCACCCTTCATGGCTGGATTCACCAGTCGTGGTCCAAATGTGGTGGATCCTAATATTCTCAAG CCTGATATCACGGCTCCAGGGCTTAATATTTTGGCAGCATGGAGTGAAGCATCATCTCCCTCAAAGCTACCAGAGGATAAGAGATCAGTGAAATATAACATTTACTCAGGAACTTCCATGTCTTGCCCTCATGTCTCTGGTGCCGCCGCGCTTCTCAAAGCTATACATCCGGATTGGAGCATTGCTGCTATCAAATCTGCTCTCATGACCACTG CCGCAATAGCGAACAGTTTAGGTAGGGCAATTACAGATGCAGGCGGGAACAATGCAACTCCCTTCCAATTCGGGGCCGGCCATTTCCGTCCAATTAAGGCAGCCGATCCCGGTCTTATTTACGACGCCTCGTACGACGATTACCTTCTCTATCTCTGCACCGCTGGTCCGAAGTCCCTTATAGAACTTAGCTCTCCATTTAAGTGCCCGCCTAACCCTCCTTCAACACTCAACCTCAACTATCCATCCTTCGCAATTCCCAACCTTAACACCACCGTCACAATCACGAGGACGGTCACAAATATTGGAAGACCCAAGAGTACATACTTCTTCAGTGCCAAACCGCCGCCAGGAGTCCATGTAAAGGTGTCGCCCAGTATTTTGCAGTTCAAACGAATAGGGGAGAAGCTGAGCTTCAACATCACAGTGTCCCCGATATATGATCCCACAGTGAAGAAATCTGAGTATGGCTTTGGTTGGTACAGTTGGGATGATAGATACTATCATGTAAGAAGTCCTATGGCTGTTTATTTACCATAA
- the LOC107938543 gene encoding subtilisin-like protease SBT5.6 isoform X2, translating into MKNTISCFLLLLIVVPILASSVEKKVYIVYLGQHNNGEKALHEIEKTHISYLLSVKESEEDAKSSLLYSYKHSINGFAAKLTPDEASKLSGMDGLLSVFPSHGKHSVQTTRSWEFVGLDEGDSYSWEKLKIGGEDLLSKAKHGKNVIIGVMDSGVWPESPSFSDQGMDPTPKSWKGICQGGVAFNSSNCNKKIIGARYYVKGFQNAYGPVNATEDYLSPRDIDGHGTHTASTAAGRQVSDVAAFGGFAKGTASGGAPLARLAIYKACWAIPNQPKADGNTCFDEDMLAALDDAIADGVHILSVSIGTAKPLPFEHDVIGLAALEAAKRNILVVCSAGNSGPAPGTLSNPAPWIITVGASSLDRAFFAPVKLGNGLKLIGQSVTPYKMKKMSPLVYAGDVVVPGVPQNVTGQCLPGSLDPTKVKGKIVVCTRGAGLRVGKGLEVKRAGGVGFVLANAKANGNEIACDAHLLPATALTYDSGIKILEYINSTKNPMAVVSPGRTVLKYKPAPFMAGFTSRGPNVVDPNILKPDITAPGLNILAAWSEASSPSKLPEDKRSVKYNIYSGTSMSCPHVSGAAALLKAIHPDWSIAAIKSALMTTAAIANSLGRAITDAGGNNATPFQFGAGHFRPIKAADPGLIYDASYDDYLLYLCTAGPKSLIELSSPFKCPPNPPSTLNLNYPSFAIPNLNTTVTITRTVTNIGRPKSTYFFSAKPPPGVHVKVSPSILQFKRIGEKLSFNITVSPIYDPTVKKSEYGFGWYSWDDRYYHVRSPMAVYLP; encoded by the exons ATGAAGAACACTATCTCTTGTTTCCTTCTACTCTTGATTGTCGTTCCTATCTTGGCCTCATCTGTTGAGAAAAAA GTGTATATAGTTTACTTGGGGCAGCACAACAATGGGGAGAAAGCTTTGCATGAGATTGAGAAAACCCATATCTCATACTTACTTTCAGTCAAAGAATCTGAAGAAGATGCTAAATCTTCCCTTCTTTACAGCTACAAACACAGCATCAATGGCTTTGCTGCAAAGCTTACACCAGATGAAGCCTCCAAGCTCTCTG GAATGGATGGGCTTTTGTCAGTGTTTCCTTCACATGGAAAGCACTCAGTGCAGACAACAAGGTCATGGGAATTTGTTGGCTTAGATGAAGGAGATAGCTATTCATGGGAAAAGCTTAAGATTGGAGGAGAAGACTTGTTGTCAAAAGCTAAACATGGCAAAAATGTCATTATTGGAGTGATGGATAGCG gtgtatGGCCGGAATCACCGAGCTTCAGTGACCAAGGAATGGATCCCACCCCAAAATCATGGAAAGGAATCTGCCAAGGAGGAGTCGCTTTTAACTCATCCAATTGCAACAA AAAGATAATCGGAGCCCGATACTACGTAAAGGGTTTCCAGAATGCATACGGGCCCGTTAACGCGACGGAAGACTACCTCTCCCCACGAGATATAGATGGCCACGGAACGCACACTGCGTCCACAGCGGCAGGCCGACAAGTTTCTGATGTTGCCGCCTTCGGTGGGTTCGCAAAAGGCACGGCTTCCGGTGGGGCTCCTTTGGCTCGCCTTGCCATATACAAGGCCTGCTGGGCGATCCCTAACCAACCCAAAGCGGATGGCAACACTTGTTTCGATGAAGATATGCTTGCAGCTTTGGATGACGCCATAGCTGATGGTGTTCACATACTTAGCGTTTCCATTGGAACCGCCAAACCTTTACCTTTTGAACATGATGTAATTGGTCTTGCTGCGTTAGAGGCTGCAAAGCGCAACATCCTCGTTGTATGCAGTGCGGGGAACAGTGGTCCTGCCCCTGGAACATTGTCGAACCCGGCGCCGTGGATAATTACGGTCGGTGCTAGTAGCCTTGACCGCGCATTTTTTGCACCCGTTAAGCTAGGCAATGGCTTGAAACTTATA ggACAAAGTGTTACACCATACAAGATGAAGAAGATGTCCCCATTAGTTTACGCAGGAGATGTAGTTGTCCCTGGTGTGCCTCAAAACGTTACagg GCAATGCCTTCCTGGTTCACTCGACCCCACTAAGGTGAAAGGGAAGATCGTGGTGTGCACGAGAGGGGCTGGTCTAAGAGTAGGTAAAGGCTTGGAAGTAAAAAGAGCTGGTGGTGTGGGTTTCGTCTTAGCCAACGCCAAGGCTAATGGAAATGAAATAGCATGTGACGCTCATTTGCTTCCTGCAACTGCGTTGACCTATGATAGTGGGATTAAGATTCTTGAATACATCAACTCTACAAAGAACCCGATGGCAGTGGTCAGTCCAGGCAGGACAGTATTGAAGTACAAGCCCGCACCCTTCATGGCTGGATTCACCAGTCGTGGTCCAAATGTGGTGGATCCTAATATTCTCAAG CCTGATATCACGGCTCCAGGGCTTAATATTTTGGCAGCATGGAGTGAAGCATCATCTCCCTCAAAGCTACCAGAGGATAAGAGATCAGTGAAATATAACATTTACTCAGGAACTTCCATGTCTTGCCCTCATGTCTCTGGTGCCGCCGCGCTTCTCAAAGCTATACATCCGGATTGGAGCATTGCTGCTATCAAATCTGCTCTCATGACCACTG CCGCAATAGCGAACAGTTTAGGTAGGGCAATTACAGATGCAGGCGGGAACAATGCAACTCCCTTCCAATTCGGGGCCGGCCATTTCCGTCCAATTAAGGCAGCCGATCCCGGTCTTATTTACGACGCCTCGTACGACGATTACCTTCTCTATCTCTGCACCGCTGGTCCGAAGTCCCTTATAGAACTTAGCTCTCCATTTAAGTGCCCGCCTAACCCTCCTTCAACACTCAACCTCAACTATCCATCCTTCGCAATTCCCAACCTTAACACCACCGTCACAATCACGAGGACGGTCACAAATATTGGAAGACCCAAGAGTACATACTTCTTCAGTGCCAAACCGCCGCCAGGAGTCCATGTAAAGGTGTCGCCCAGTATTTTGCAGTTCAAACGAATAGGGGAGAAGCTGAGCTTCAACATCACAGTGTCCCCGATATATGATCCCACAGTGAAGAAATCTGAGTATGGCTTTGGTTGGTACAGTTGGGATGATAGATACTATCATGTAAGAAGTCCTATGGCTGTTTATTTACCATAA